Proteins from a single region of Undibacterium sp. KW1:
- a CDS encoding glutathione S-transferase, with protein MIKLCGFAVSNYYNKVKLALLEKAIPFEEQLVWTGKAPELLQHSPLGKIPYIETEHGSLFESQVIVEYLENRFPDHPLMPADPFAAAKLRELITFIELHMELPARELYAEAFFGGKVTDEVKAKVEKQLSRNIPAFATLAKFDPFVGGKEFTLADCAAVVHFPLISMATKIVYGKDFLAELPTRDYVKFISERPTMQKINADRKANQELMANKGK; from the coding sequence ATGATCAAGCTTTGCGGTTTTGCAGTCAGTAATTATTACAATAAAGTTAAATTGGCGCTTTTGGAGAAAGCTATTCCCTTTGAGGAGCAATTAGTCTGGACTGGAAAAGCGCCTGAATTATTGCAGCATTCACCTTTAGGAAAAATTCCCTATATAGAAACTGAGCACGGCTCGCTGTTTGAATCTCAAGTGATCGTTGAATACCTGGAAAATCGCTTTCCTGATCATCCCCTGATGCCAGCAGACCCGTTCGCAGCCGCTAAATTACGCGAATTGATTACCTTTATTGAGCTGCACATGGAGTTGCCTGCGCGCGAGCTTTATGCCGAAGCTTTTTTCGGAGGCAAGGTCACTGATGAGGTCAAGGCAAAAGTAGAAAAGCAACTGAGCCGCAATATCCCCGCATTTGCAACACTGGCAAAGTTTGACCCATTTGTCGGTGGTAAGGAGTTTACATTGGCCGATTGCGCTGCCGTTGTGCATTTTCCACTGATATCCATGGCGACCAAGATTGTTTATGGCAAGGATTTTCTGGCGGAGTTGCCTACGCGCGACTATGTGAAGTTTATTTCAGAGCGGCCAACCATGCAAAAGATCAATGCTGATCGCAAGGCAAATCAGGAATTGATGGCAAACAAGGGTAAATGA
- a CDS encoding RNA methyltransferase — MNLPKTDTSLFQRLCFILVETSHPGNIGSAARAIKTMGFNELILVKPRFADALQHTEAIALASGAQDILDSARIVEHIDEALDGCEYVAAVSARLREFSPPILSPRIFAESMVQSQHAKIGLIFGNERFGLPNEIVMNCHALINIPANPAYSSLNLAQAIQLLSYECRMAADTGVPVAGNVGFQGQLATVNEIDGMYTHLEQALVAIEFLNPDKPKKLMPRLKRMLSRTQLEVEEVNILRGIANKILDVSKKQAMPEK, encoded by the coding sequence ATGAACTTGCCCAAAACTGACACATCTCTTTTTCAACGCCTGTGCTTTATCCTGGTTGAAACCAGTCATCCGGGTAATATAGGTTCGGCCGCGAGAGCCATTAAAACCATGGGGTTTAACGAGTTGATCCTGGTAAAGCCACGCTTTGCCGATGCTCTGCAGCATACGGAAGCGATAGCCCTTGCCAGCGGTGCGCAAGACATATTGGACAGTGCCCGTATCGTCGAACATATCGATGAAGCCCTGGATGGATGTGAATATGTGGCCGCCGTCAGTGCCAGATTGCGGGAGTTTTCCCCGCCTATCCTTAGTCCAAGAATATTCGCTGAATCCATGGTGCAAAGTCAGCACGCTAAAATAGGGCTGATATTTGGTAACGAGCGATTTGGTTTGCCTAACGAGATCGTCATGAATTGCCATGCACTGATCAATATTCCCGCCAATCCGGCCTATTCTTCATTGAATCTGGCGCAGGCAATACAACTGCTATCTTATGAATGCCGCATGGCTGCTGATACCGGTGTGCCAGTTGCCGGTAATGTCGGTTTTCAGGGGCAATTGGCAACCGTGAATGAAATAGATGGAATGTATACGCATCTGGAGCAGGCACTTGTCGCGATAGAGTTTTTGAACCCGGATAAGCCCAAGAAGCTGATGCCCCGCCTGAAACGCATGTTGTCACGTACGCAATTGGAAGTTGAAGAGGTGAATATCTTGCGTGGAATTGCAAATAAAATATTGGATGTCAGCAAAAAACAGGCAATGCCTGAAAAATAA
- a CDS encoding inositol monophosphatase family protein, whose amino-acid sequence MLNTAVKAARRGATIINRASFDLDRVQVTEKQFNDFVTEVDQAAEAAIIEVLTSAYPDHAILAEESGASANLHDENDNVWIIDPLDGTTNFIHGFPQYCVSIALQQRGVITQAVIYDPTRNEMFTASKGAGAFLNDKRIRVTRCDKLADALIGTGFPSRDLSGLDEYLAMFKVMTSKCQGLRRPGSAALDLAYVATGRLDGFFEKGLAPWDIAAGSLIITEAGGIVGNFSGDSDYLHKGDVLAGTPKVFAQMVNALQAFSAKK is encoded by the coding sequence ATGCTGAATACGGCAGTTAAAGCCGCTCGTCGTGGCGCGACTATTATCAATCGCGCATCTTTTGACCTCGATCGTGTCCAGGTCACAGAGAAACAATTCAATGATTTCGTGACTGAAGTCGATCAGGCTGCTGAAGCTGCCATCATTGAGGTGCTGACTTCTGCCTACCCTGACCATGCCATCCTGGCTGAAGAATCAGGTGCATCCGCTAATTTGCACGACGAAAATGATAATGTCTGGATCATTGATCCACTCGATGGCACGACCAACTTCATCCACGGCTTCCCACAATATTGCGTTTCTATCGCGCTTCAACAACGCGGCGTGATTACACAAGCCGTTATTTACGACCCTACGCGCAATGAAATGTTCACGGCCAGCAAAGGTGCCGGCGCTTTCCTCAACGATAAACGTATCCGCGTTACCCGTTGCGACAAACTGGCTGATGCATTGATAGGTACAGGCTTCCCATCCCGCGACTTGTCGGGCCTGGATGAGTACCTGGCCATGTTCAAAGTCATGACCAGCAAATGCCAGGGTCTGAGAAGACCAGGTTCTGCCGCGCTTGACCTCGCTTATGTCGCAACCGGCCGTCTTGATGGCTTCTTTGAAAAAGGCCTGGCCCCCTGGGATATCGCGGCAGGCTCACTCATCATCACCGAAGCTGGCGGTATCGTCGGCAACTTCTCTGGTGATTCCGACTATCTGCACAAAGGTGATGTATTAGCTGGAACACCGAAAGTATTTGCCCAGATGGTCAATGCATTGCAAGCGTTTTCAGCTAAAAAGTAA
- a CDS encoding YdcH family protein, with the protein MSHPEQIQQRIIELEVEHRDLDVVIETLIKDPSHDELQLRRLKKRKLQLKDHITLLRMQLTPDVPA; encoded by the coding sequence ATGAGCCACCCTGAACAAATACAACAACGCATTATCGAGCTCGAGGTTGAACATAGAGACCTGGATGTGGTAATCGAGACCCTGATTAAAGATCCCTCTCATGATGAGTTACAACTGCGGCGCCTTAAAAAACGCAAATTGCAGCTGAAAGACCATATTACATTACTAAGAATGCAATTGACACCTGATGTCCCTGCATAA
- a CDS encoding DEAD/DEAH box helicase, whose product MASFNELGLSENIVRAVSEQGYTSPTPIQQQAIPAVIKGGDLLAGAQTGTGKTAGFTLPILQRLSTSANAPKDKTSRRPIRALVLTPTRELAAQVEESVNTYGKYVPLNSGVIFGGVGINPQIKLLKQGVDILVATPGRLLDHHQQGTIDLRHIEILVLDEADRMLDMGFIHDIKKVLAILPAKRQNLLFSATFSDDIKALADRLLDNPAMIEVARRNSTVEVIAQKVHPVDRDKKHPMLAHLIKTHQWSQVLVFTRTKHGANKLVEQLGKDGIAAMAIHGNKSQSARTKALAEFKDGSLTVLVATDIAARGIDIDQLPHVVNYDLPNVPEDYVHRIGRTGRAGATGEAVSLVCVDEFKLLADIEKLIKRQIPQEIIDGFIPDPHAKAEPIQLRSFDHRGGGGGGRGQRPAGNGRGQPARTPGKASAPQAAKPRPAGPRPTVKQSAPRRSGSRGNG is encoded by the coding sequence ATGGCATCATTCAACGAACTCGGCTTATCCGAGAACATTGTCCGCGCAGTCAGCGAACAAGGCTATACCTCTCCAACCCCGATACAACAGCAGGCAATTCCTGCTGTCATCAAAGGCGGCGACTTGCTGGCTGGCGCGCAAACCGGTACTGGCAAAACAGCGGGTTTTACCCTGCCTATCTTGCAGCGCCTGTCTACCTCAGCCAATGCTCCAAAAGACAAAACCAGCAGACGCCCTATCCGCGCCCTGGTACTGACACCTACGCGCGAACTGGCAGCTCAGGTAGAAGAAAGCGTCAATACCTACGGCAAATATGTACCACTGAATTCCGGCGTGATTTTTGGTGGCGTTGGCATTAACCCGCAAATCAAACTGTTAAAGCAAGGGGTCGACATATTGGTGGCAACGCCAGGCCGCCTGCTTGATCATCACCAGCAAGGCACGATAGACCTGCGCCATATAGAAATCCTGGTATTGGATGAAGCAGACCGCATGCTGGACATGGGCTTTATCCATGACATCAAAAAAGTATTGGCGATCTTGCCTGCCAAGCGGCAGAATTTGCTGTTCTCTGCCACTTTCTCCGACGACATCAAGGCACTGGCAGACCGCTTGCTGGACAACCCGGCGATGATAGAAGTCGCGCGTCGCAATTCCACGGTTGAAGTCATAGCACAAAAAGTGCACCCGGTTGATCGCGATAAAAAACACCCGATGCTGGCACACCTGATCAAGACCCATCAATGGTCACAAGTGCTGGTGTTCACCCGCACCAAACATGGTGCCAACAAGCTGGTAGAGCAATTGGGCAAAGATGGCATTGCCGCCATGGCCATCCACGGCAACAAGAGTCAGTCTGCGCGCACCAAGGCTCTGGCCGAATTCAAGGATGGCAGTCTGACCGTACTGGTAGCGACTGACATCGCGGCACGTGGTATTGACATTGACCAGTTGCCTCACGTCGTCAATTACGATTTGCCGAATGTGCCAGAAGATTATGTGCATCGCATAGGCCGCACTGGTCGCGCCGGTGCGACTGGCGAGGCCGTATCTCTGGTTTGCGTCGATGAATTCAAGCTGCTTGCAGACATAGAAAAACTCATCAAGCGTCAGATACCACAAGAAATCATTGATGGTTTCATTCCTGACCCGCATGCCAAGGCTGAACCTATACAATTGCGCAGCTTTGATCATCGTGGTGGTGGCGGAGGTGGCAGAGGTCAACGTCCTGCAGGTAACGGCCGCGGACAGCCAGCCCGCACACCAGGTAAGGCATCTGCGCCACAGGCAGCCAAACCTCGCCCAGCAGGCCCAAGACCGACGGTAAAGCAGTCCGCTCCACGCAGGTCTGGTAGCCGTGGTAACGGCTGA
- a CDS encoding FimV family protein — MQSALGQQLRAQLELTGNDAAEIDQSCFKAKVESPDGYAIASVNVTLVQKGGARFLTLVTRSTIAEPAVKILVNMGCEIQLHREFLILLDPPLSAPTLTAPTVSSTRGTASPAPALIGKDIAGKDIATSDQTPQVKIRPRTRKDKPASELTEIVANPGNASATKKKPAKSTDKPISKPRDTLKLSDDLPVLEQTQGLRLSDSLSIGTPQSNIEELRAAQAQLAAMLRDEKPAQPAVDKLKNEQQKILSLQQEAQQLKRQSQLDKAALEEARENSFSRNWVMGLSVFIAAGLAIIALLLLYVSRMRKRLHESWWQQKEPASEPESKKNIEEIVDSIQASYGPTTTSSLYQVHDDDEPGSSRPVTKPSRKVAADSSLGKLDTPSIFSKAYVPTLEDSNSSTFNFFSTKGQSVKVEEISDVTQEAEFWISVNDPQRAIEILEPLADVDHPESPVPWLYLIDLYRVTANKEKYETLRDKFIVFFNANVPEFEVDPATLPSRHLDDFEHLMNRICTMWNSNDILPFLESLLVDDRDGKRMGFELPVYRDILLLISVANELEKSNSFGAPERNRAWANVPGLPPDEPFSQEQQAEPESNVIDFELIDFPKEK; from the coding sequence GTGCAGTCAGCACTGGGGCAGCAATTGCGGGCTCAGTTGGAGTTGACGGGAAATGATGCGGCAGAAATCGATCAGTCCTGCTTCAAGGCAAAAGTCGAGAGTCCAGATGGTTACGCCATCGCATCAGTGAATGTCACTTTGGTGCAAAAGGGAGGCGCACGTTTCCTGACTCTGGTAACCAGAAGCACCATCGCCGAGCCCGCAGTCAAGATACTGGTGAACATGGGTTGCGAAATTCAGTTGCATAGAGAATTTCTGATCCTGTTAGACCCACCTCTGTCTGCGCCAACTTTGACAGCACCTACTGTTAGTTCTACCAGAGGGACAGCAAGTCCTGCACCAGCTTTAATTGGTAAAGATATCGCTGGCAAAGACATCGCGACAAGCGATCAAACTCCTCAGGTAAAAATCAGGCCACGCACCAGGAAAGACAAGCCCGCCAGTGAGTTGACAGAAATTGTCGCTAATCCGGGTAATGCATCTGCAACAAAAAAAAAGCCTGCCAAATCGACTGACAAACCAATCAGCAAGCCCAGAGATACTCTGAAACTATCGGATGACTTGCCGGTGCTGGAACAAACGCAAGGTTTGCGTCTCAGTGATAGCTTGTCTATCGGCACACCGCAGTCCAATATTGAAGAGTTGCGCGCAGCGCAGGCACAGCTTGCTGCAATGTTGCGGGATGAAAAACCAGCGCAGCCTGCGGTTGATAAACTCAAGAATGAGCAACAGAAAATTCTGAGTCTGCAACAAGAGGCGCAGCAACTCAAGCGCCAGAGCCAACTGGATAAGGCAGCCCTGGAAGAGGCCCGTGAAAACAGTTTTTCACGCAACTGGGTGATGGGTCTGAGCGTATTCATCGCTGCAGGCTTGGCCATCATTGCTTTGCTCCTGCTCTACGTCAGTCGCATGCGTAAGAGATTGCATGAGAGTTGGTGGCAGCAAAAAGAACCTGCTTCTGAGCCTGAATCCAAAAAAAATATAGAAGAAATTGTTGATAGTATCCAGGCTTCTTATGGACCTACAACGACCAGTTCACTGTATCAGGTTCATGATGACGACGAGCCTGGCTCCAGTCGCCCGGTAACAAAGCCATCCAGAAAAGTTGCGGCAGATAGCAGTCTTGGCAAGCTCGATACCCCTTCCATATTCAGTAAAGCCTATGTCCCGACGCTGGAGGACAGTAATAGCAGTACCTTTAATTTCTTTTCTACCAAAGGCCAGTCGGTCAAGGTAGAAGAAATTTCTGACGTGACTCAGGAAGCTGAATTCTGGATTTCTGTCAACGACCCGCAAAGGGCGATTGAAATTCTTGAACCCCTGGCTGACGTTGATCACCCCGAGTCGCCCGTGCCGTGGCTATACCTGATCGATTTATACAGGGTCACTGCGAATAAAGAAAAATACGAAACGCTAAGAGACAAGTTCATTGTATTTTTTAATGCAAATGTCCCTGAATTTGAAGTCGATCCGGCGACCTTGCCTAGCAGACATCTTGATGACTTTGAGCACTTGATGAACCGCATCTGCACTATGTGGAATTCAAATGACATTTTGCCTTTCCTTGAAAGTCTTCTGGTTGATGACAGGGATGGTAAGCGCATGGGGTTCGAATTGCCGGTTTATCGCGATATCCTGTTGTTGATCTCGGTTGCAAATGAGCTTGAGAAGTCGAATTCTTTTGGTGCACCTGAAAGAAATCGCGCCTGGGCAAATGTGCCAGGTTTGCCGCCAGACGAGCCTTTCAGTCAGGAGCAGCAAGCGGAGCCAGAGTCGAATGTCATCGATTTTGAGCTGATAGACTTCCCAAAAGAAAAATAA
- a CDS encoding PP2C family serine/threonine-protein phosphatase gives MSQYKIEAGTGQHIGDRQEQQDRTALFAAPHAPGYVMAVVADGMGGKSGGALAAEQVVRTAKQLFDEFYPGNDVRSLLENIVNEAHTVIKLSGVSSEKEPHSTVVALVITPQQEAIWAYVGDSRLYRFDGPNYAEKTKDHSYVEKLVDEGKITSEEAKTHRLSNILVNVLGSSTAAPYITFGEHTPLKAHDSFLLCSDGLWHYFEDHELSAAVAANSPRQASEFLIRKARDRASGRGDNCTFAIVKLVEPPAQAKTYTVQKMRRAV, from the coding sequence ATGAGCCAATATAAGATCGAAGCTGGAACCGGACAACATATCGGCGACAGGCAGGAACAACAAGACCGCACTGCACTTTTTGCGGCACCACATGCGCCAGGTTATGTCATGGCCGTGGTTGCCGATGGCATGGGCGGCAAAAGCGGTGGCGCACTTGCCGCTGAGCAGGTCGTGCGCACGGCAAAACAATTATTTGATGAATTTTACCCAGGAAATGATGTCCGCAGTCTTTTAGAAAATATCGTCAATGAAGCACACACTGTCATTAAATTGTCTGGTGTTTCATCAGAAAAAGAACCACATAGCACGGTAGTCGCACTGGTAATTACCCCGCAGCAAGAAGCTATCTGGGCCTATGTCGGCGATTCCCGTCTGTATCGGTTCGACGGTCCGAATTATGCCGAAAAAACCAAAGATCACTCTTATGTAGAAAAATTGGTGGATGAAGGCAAGATTACCTCAGAAGAAGCCAAGACCCACAGGCTATCAAATATCCTGGTAAATGTACTTGGCTCAAGCACCGCAGCCCCCTATATCACCTTTGGTGAGCATACGCCTTTAAAGGCGCATGACAGCTTCTTGTTGTGCTCAGATGGCCTCTGGCATTATTTTGAAGATCATGAGCTATCAGCAGCTGTTGCGGCCAATAGCCCTCGTCAGGCTTCAGAGTTCCTGATCAGAAAAGCCAGGGACAGGGCGAGTGGCCGCGGTGACAATTGCACCTTTGCGATTGTCAAACTGGTAGAGCCACCCGCACAAGCCAAGACATATACAGTACAAAAAATGCGCAGAGCAGTCTAG